Proteins from a genomic interval of Brachybacterium vulturis:
- a CDS encoding carbohydrate ABC transporter permease yields the protein MIDRRRPVLTYIVLTVFLLLVITPFVWMLLGSLKTQGELLRVPPTWLPEDPTWDNFRRLFERPFGRYFQNSAVVAIAVTAGNLFFSSMFGYALAHLRFPFQRTLFLLVLGCLMIPGLVTFIPQYVLVVNLGLANTIPALILPFLVQPFSVFLMRQFFLGLPRELLEAGRIDGVGEIAIFFRIYLPLAGPAFATLGILTFLGSWNNFLWPLVVSSSESTYTLPVALALISTGQNQTDYGLLLAGATLVVLPILLVFLFFQRYFIQGIATTGIK from the coding sequence ATGATCGACCGTCGCCGTCCCGTGCTGACCTACATCGTCCTGACCGTCTTCCTGCTGCTGGTGATCACCCCCTTCGTGTGGATGCTCCTGGGCAGCCTGAAGACGCAGGGTGAACTGCTGCGGGTGCCCCCGACCTGGCTTCCCGAGGACCCCACCTGGGACAACTTCCGCCGGCTCTTCGAGCGTCCCTTCGGCCGCTACTTCCAGAACTCGGCCGTGGTGGCGATCGCGGTCACCGCGGGGAACCTGTTCTTCTCCTCGATGTTCGGCTACGCGCTCGCGCACCTGCGCTTCCCCTTCCAGCGCACCCTGTTCCTGCTGGTGCTGGGCTGCCTGATGATCCCGGGCCTGGTCACGTTCATCCCGCAGTACGTCCTGGTCGTGAACCTGGGCCTGGCCAACACCATCCCCGCACTGATCCTGCCGTTCCTGGTCCAGCCCTTCAGCGTCTTCCTCATGCGCCAGTTCTTCCTGGGCCTGCCCCGGGAGCTGCTGGAGGCAGGGAGGATCGACGGGGTCGGCGAGATCGCGATCTTCTTCCGGATCTACCTGCCGCTGGCGGGGCCCGCCTTCGCCACCCTCGGCATCCTCACCTTCCTCGGCTCCTGGAACAACTTCCTGTGGCCGCTGGTCGTCTCCTCCAGCGAGTCGACCTACACCCTGCCGGTCGCCCTCGCCCTGATCTCGACCGGACAGAACCAGACGGACTACGGGCTGCTCCTGGCCGGCGCCACGCTCGTGGTCCTGCCGATCCTCCTCGTCTTCCTGTTCTTCCAGCGCTACTTCATCCAGGGCATCGCCACCACCGGCATCAAGTGA
- a CDS encoding glucoamylase family protein, with translation MNTLDRRTLLTVPLLGAGVLAGTAAAPSGSAARPAGRTRPVRSTGGGEQALLRRWAADTWHCLDTMTVPATGLISDAIDADLSGHSGNTSPTNIGGSLWSVLIARELGLITPGHARNRLSRTLDSLEQMEHHEPSGMYFNWYDERDGSVLRSWPGTGAPVVPFVSSVDMGWLGAALHVVAQADPSNRRRARRLFDAMRWDVFFDREVDAQPGQTIGGFWVEDPGRNGVELRPLMGDISGADVWYHSEHHYDTAVSEARMVTYLGIMTGQIPAGAYYTTYRTFPPEWTWPEMTPVGDWTEHEGVRVFEGAHTYRGMEIVPGWGGSMFEELMPDLFVPEAAWGPESWGRNHPLHVRAQREHGLDEAGYGCWGFSPSSDPHGGYREYGVDALGLNPAGYFSDAAGTDWQQGEPYPQGLDGVVTPHAGALALQYELDSSIENLCRIETELGAYGPGGFHDAVAVGSGIIARRHLSLDQSMILGALGTVLLDEQLHEWFATDDVASQLRPVIEQEVFRAHG, from the coding sequence GTGAACACCCTCGACCGACGCACCCTGCTCACCGTCCCGCTGCTGGGCGCCGGCGTGCTCGCCGGCACCGCCGCCGCACCGTCGGGATCCGCCGCGCGGCCGGCCGGCCGGACCCGCCCCGTCCGATCCACCGGAGGAGGCGAACAGGCCCTGCTGCGCCGCTGGGCCGCGGACACCTGGCACTGCCTGGACACCATGACCGTCCCGGCCACGGGCCTGATCTCCGATGCGATCGACGCGGACCTCTCGGGGCATTCCGGCAACACCTCACCGACGAACATCGGCGGCTCCCTCTGGTCCGTCCTGATCGCTCGGGAGCTGGGCCTGATCACCCCGGGCCATGCCCGCAATCGCCTCTCCCGCACCCTCGATTCGCTCGAGCAGATGGAGCACCACGAGCCCTCGGGCATGTACTTCAACTGGTACGACGAGAGGGACGGCTCGGTGCTGCGCTCCTGGCCCGGCACCGGGGCCCCGGTGGTCCCGTTCGTCTCCAGCGTCGACATGGGCTGGCTCGGTGCCGCGCTGCACGTGGTCGCACAGGCGGACCCCTCGAATCGGCGCCGCGCCCGGCGGCTCTTCGACGCGATGCGCTGGGACGTGTTCTTCGACCGGGAGGTCGACGCCCAGCCCGGCCAGACCATCGGCGGCTTCTGGGTCGAGGACCCGGGCCGCAACGGGGTCGAGCTGCGACCCCTGATGGGCGACATCTCCGGGGCCGACGTCTGGTACCACTCCGAACACCACTACGACACCGCCGTCTCCGAGGCCCGCATGGTCACCTACCTGGGGATCATGACCGGCCAGATCCCCGCGGGCGCCTACTACACCACCTACCGCACCTTCCCGCCGGAGTGGACCTGGCCGGAGATGACGCCGGTCGGGGACTGGACGGAGCACGAAGGCGTGCGTGTCTTCGAGGGCGCGCACACCTATCGCGGGATGGAGATCGTGCCCGGCTGGGGCGGGTCCATGTTCGAGGAGCTGATGCCCGACCTGTTCGTGCCCGAGGCGGCCTGGGGCCCGGAGAGCTGGGGGAGGAACCACCCCCTGCACGTGCGGGCCCAGCGCGAGCACGGACTGGACGAGGCCGGATACGGCTGCTGGGGCTTCTCTCCCAGTTCCGACCCGCACGGCGGATACCGCGAGTACGGGGTCGACGCCCTGGGCCTGAACCCCGCCGGGTACTTCTCCGACGCGGCGGGCACCGACTGGCAGCAGGGGGAGCCCTACCCGCAGGGCCTGGACGGAGTGGTCACCCCGCATGCCGGGGCGCTCGCGCTGCAGTACGAGCTGGACTCCTCGATCGAGAACCTCTGCCGGATCGAGACCGAGCTGGGCGCCTACGGCCCCGGCGGCTTCCACGACGCGGTGGCGGTGGGATCGGGCATCATCGCCCGGCGTCACCTGTCGCTGGACCAGTCGATGATCCTCGGCGCACTCGGCACCGTGCTGCTGGACGAGCAGCTGCACGAATGGTTCGCGACCGACGACGTCGCCTCGCAGCTGCGCCCCGTCATCGAGCAGGAGGTCTTCCGTGCCCACGGCTGA
- a CDS encoding LacI family DNA-binding transcriptional regulator: protein MMVNGDALPVPTIYQVAERAGVSIATVSRAFGDPSKVAPRTRDAVFEAARELRYVPAAAARALAVRRSKALGVVLPHIAGPYYAELLVGFEIAASELGLSVVLVLAKPQEHRPAAVLDLLGRVDGMAFMARSGADDEIVRQVSEVRPTVSVARGRVDGVDAFYAENRRSAQHLTEHLIGHGRRRIGFVGRPEEGSDIGRRHRGHLDALAAAGLSPARHFAVDPVESAGREVAEQLLAVAQQDLDRAVPTAPTAESSGAPRGIAGLDALVCGNDELALAIIARLATAGVDVPGELAVTGWDDTVTARYLSPGLTTVRQEVAQLGALAARRLAARIDGAAVQEPCTVGSTLVLRESCGCSPLGVSGAPPAAALPA, encoded by the coding sequence ATGATGGTGAACGGGGACGCCCTGCCCGTGCCCACGATCTACCAGGTCGCCGAGCGCGCCGGGGTCTCGATCGCGACGGTGAGCCGTGCCTTCGGGGACCCGTCCAAGGTCGCGCCCCGCACCCGGGACGCTGTCTTCGAGGCGGCCCGTGAGCTGCGGTACGTCCCCGCGGCGGCGGCCCGAGCTCTCGCGGTGCGGCGCAGCAAGGCGCTCGGCGTCGTGCTCCCGCACATCGCGGGCCCCTACTATGCGGAGCTCCTGGTCGGTTTCGAGATCGCCGCCTCCGAGCTCGGCCTCTCGGTGGTGCTCGTCCTCGCCAAGCCCCAGGAGCATCGCCCCGCCGCGGTGCTCGACCTGCTCGGCCGGGTCGACGGGATGGCGTTCATGGCCCGCAGCGGCGCGGACGACGAGATCGTGCGGCAGGTCTCGGAGGTGCGGCCCACGGTGAGCGTCGCGCGGGGGAGGGTGGACGGCGTCGACGCCTTCTACGCGGAGAACCGCCGCTCCGCCCAGCACCTCACCGAGCACCTCATCGGTCACGGTCGCCGACGCATCGGGTTCGTGGGCCGCCCCGAGGAGGGCTCGGACATCGGCCGGCGCCATCGTGGCCATCTCGACGCCCTCGCGGCCGCCGGCTTGTCCCCGGCGCGGCACTTCGCCGTCGATCCGGTCGAGTCCGCCGGCCGCGAGGTGGCCGAGCAGCTCCTCGCCGTCGCGCAGCAGGACCTCGATCGCGCCGTCCCCACCGCGCCCACCGCGGAGTCCTCCGGGGCGCCGCGGGGGATCGCCGGTCTCGATGCGCTCGTGTGCGGCAATGACGAGCTGGCCCTCGCGATCATCGCCCGTCTCGCCACCGCGGGCGTCGACGTGCCCGGGGAGCTGGCCGTCACCGGATGGGACGACACCGTCACCGCCCGGTACCTGAGCCCGGGACTGACCACGGTGCGCCAGGAGGTGGCCCAGCTCGGTGCCCTCGCGGCCCGTCGGCTGGCCGCCCGGATCGACGGCGCTGCGGTGCAGGAGCCGTGCACCGTCGGATCGACCCTGGTGCTGCGGGAATCCTGCGGCTGCTCCCCGCTCGGCGTCTCCGGTGCGCCGCCGGCCGCCGCGCTCCCCGCGTGA
- a CDS encoding carbohydrate ABC transporter permease translates to MGTVPLTVSATGAAPGDGAGPGRRRRGRRAAAEARAGILLSLPFVVLFTVFIAWPVLQSMFMSFTDMRISDIRSPFAVDFVGLQNYVTAFEDPVFRRAALNTGVFVLIGVPLTIVAGLAAALALDRGVTRLRGVFRMGFYTPVVTSIVAVAVVWRFLLRPENGLVNTVLGWVGIDGPHWLGDERTALLSLIVMAVWRNFGTSMVIFLAGLQAVDRGLHEAAALDGASTWQRFWHVTLPAIRPTMLFVMVTTSIGYLQFFEEPFVMTQGGPLNATISASMYTYNQFGFGNYGVAGAMAYLTFIVIGIVTLAQFRLMREK, encoded by the coding sequence ATGGGCACCGTGCCGCTGACCGTGTCCGCCACCGGGGCGGCACCGGGCGACGGCGCCGGTCCCGGGCGGCGCCGCCGCGGCCGGCGCGCCGCCGCGGAGGCGCGCGCCGGGATCCTGCTGTCGCTGCCCTTCGTCGTGCTGTTCACGGTGTTCATCGCCTGGCCCGTGCTGCAGTCGATGTTCATGTCCTTCACGGACATGCGCATCAGCGATATCCGTTCGCCCTTCGCGGTGGACTTCGTGGGCCTGCAGAACTATGTCACCGCCTTCGAGGACCCCGTCTTCCGCCGGGCCGCGCTGAACACCGGCGTGTTCGTGCTGATCGGCGTGCCGCTGACCATCGTCGCCGGGCTCGCCGCCGCGCTCGCCCTGGACCGGGGCGTGACCCGTCTGCGCGGCGTGTTCCGCATGGGCTTCTACACCCCCGTGGTCACCTCGATCGTGGCCGTCGCCGTGGTCTGGAGATTCCTGCTGCGCCCCGAGAACGGGCTGGTGAACACGGTGCTGGGCTGGGTGGGGATCGACGGCCCCCACTGGCTGGGCGATGAGCGCACCGCGCTGCTGTCGCTGATCGTGATGGCCGTCTGGCGCAACTTCGGCACCTCGATGGTCATCTTCCTGGCAGGGCTGCAGGCCGTGGACCGCGGACTGCACGAGGCCGCCGCGCTCGACGGCGCCTCCACCTGGCAGCGGTTCTGGCACGTCACCCTGCCGGCGATCCGGCCGACGATGCTGTTCGTCATGGTCACCACCTCGATCGGGTACCTGCAGTTCTTCGAGGAGCCCTTCGTGATGACCCAGGGCGGGCCCCTGAACGCCACGATCTCCGCCTCCATGTACACGTACAACCAGTTCGGCTTCGGCAACTACGGGGTCGCCGGCGCGATGGCCTATCTGACGTTCATCGTCATCGGCATCGTCACCCTCGCGCAGTTCCGCCTGATGAGGGAGAAGTGA
- the hisD gene encoding histidinol dehydrogenase, which yields MPASAPFLAVTDLRTRTLSPAELSAALPRAELDVEAAAAAVRPVVEDVAARGAEAVLEASERFDGIRPEHLRVPQAALRRALEELDPAIRAALEESAERVRRVDAAQARPAESVEVVPGGTVTQRWVPVARVGLYVPGGRAVLPSSVVMNVVPAQVAGVEQIVLASPPQKEHGGLPHPTIMAACALLGVTEVLAVGGAQAIALLAHGADDLGDGAALESVDLVTGPGNVYVAAAKRLVRGTVGIDAEAGPTEIAILADGAADPAYVAADLISQAEHDPLAASVLVTDSPQLAAAVEAELAVQVPQALHRARIEQALRGQQSGIVLVTDLEQGLAVVDAYGAEHLEIQTADAAEVAARVTNAGAVFVGPHSPVSLGDYAAGSNHVLPTGGTSRFTGGLGVQTFLRGIHVVHYDRGALAGARAAATTLADAEGLPAHGSAIDIRFAD from the coding sequence ATGCCTGCTTCCGCCCCGTTCCTCGCCGTGACCGATCTGCGCACACGGACCCTCAGCCCCGCTGAGCTCTCGGCCGCCCTGCCGCGCGCCGAGCTGGACGTCGAGGCCGCGGCCGCCGCCGTGCGACCGGTGGTCGAGGACGTCGCCGCCCGCGGCGCGGAGGCCGTGCTCGAGGCCTCCGAGCGCTTCGACGGGATACGGCCCGAGCATCTGCGGGTCCCGCAGGCCGCGCTGCGGCGGGCGCTCGAGGAGCTCGATCCCGCGATCCGTGCCGCGCTCGAGGAGTCGGCCGAGCGGGTGCGCCGGGTCGATGCCGCCCAGGCCCGCCCGGCCGAGAGCGTCGAGGTGGTGCCCGGCGGCACCGTCACCCAGCGCTGGGTGCCCGTGGCCCGGGTGGGGCTCTATGTCCCCGGCGGCCGCGCCGTGCTGCCCAGCTCGGTGGTGATGAACGTGGTCCCCGCCCAGGTCGCGGGTGTCGAGCAGATCGTGCTCGCCTCTCCGCCGCAGAAGGAGCACGGCGGGCTGCCGCACCCCACGATCATGGCGGCCTGCGCGCTGCTCGGGGTCACCGAGGTGCTCGCCGTCGGCGGTGCCCAGGCGATCGCGCTGCTGGCCCACGGCGCCGACGACCTCGGCGACGGCGCGGCACTGGAGAGCGTGGACCTGGTCACCGGCCCGGGCAACGTCTATGTCGCCGCCGCCAAGCGCCTGGTGCGCGGCACGGTGGGCATCGACGCGGAGGCCGGACCCACCGAGATCGCGATCCTGGCCGATGGCGCCGCCGACCCGGCCTACGTCGCCGCGGACCTGATCTCCCAGGCCGAGCACGATCCGCTGGCCGCGAGCGTGCTGGTCACCGACTCGCCGCAGCTCGCCGCGGCGGTCGAGGCCGAGCTCGCGGTGCAGGTCCCGCAGGCTCTGCACCGCGCACGGATCGAGCAGGCGCTGCGCGGTCAGCAGAGCGGGATCGTGCTGGTCACGGACCTCGAGCAGGGGCTCGCGGTCGTCGACGCCTACGGCGCCGAGCACCTCGAGATCCAGACCGCCGACGCCGCAGAGGTCGCCGCCCGCGTCACCAATGCCGGCGCCGTCTTCGTCGGCCCCCACAGCCCGGTGAGCCTCGGTGACTACGCCGCAGGCTCCAACCACGTCCTGCCCACCGGCGGCACCTCGCGCTTCACCGGCGGCCTCGGTGTGCAGACCTTCCTGCGCGGCATCCACGTCGTCCACTACGACCGGGGCGCGCTCGCCGGGGCCCGCGCGGCGGCGACCACGCTCGCCGACGCGGAGGGTCTGCCCGCCCATGGCAGTGCGATCGACATCCGCTTCGCGGACTGA
- a CDS encoding histidinol-phosphate transaminase has translation MPANPAPTLEPSALPAPRDGIAGAAPYGAPQLEVAHALNVNENPYGPSPELAAAIGAAVTEAAVGLNRYPDREALGLRTELGEFLAAESGIPAPEGHAVWPANGSNEVMHQLLLAYGGPGRTALGFTPHYSMYPEYARDTYTDWVTAERGPAPDFALTAEAVTAAIAAHHPSIVVLTSPNNPTGTALELEVVEAAAAALAPSRGLLVVDEAYGEFRRDGVPSALTLLPRHPNLVVTRTMSKAFALAGARLGYLVADPAIVDTVRVVRLPYHLSAVTQAVARTALAHREELLGKVALLRTERDALAAHLRSRGHEVAPSDANFILFRSFTDRDAVFEALLARSVLVRAVGPAGWLRVSLGTAEDNAAFRTALEEADPR, from the coding sequence ATGCCCGCGAACCCCGCTCCGACCCTCGAGCCCTCTGCGCTGCCCGCCCCGCGCGACGGCATCGCCGGAGCCGCCCCCTACGGCGCCCCCCAGCTCGAGGTCGCGCATGCGCTGAACGTCAACGAGAACCCCTACGGCCCCTCGCCCGAGCTCGCCGCCGCCATCGGCGCGGCCGTGACGGAGGCCGCCGTGGGCCTGAACCGCTACCCGGACCGGGAGGCGCTGGGACTGCGCACCGAGCTCGGGGAGTTCCTCGCCGCCGAATCCGGGATCCCGGCGCCCGAGGGGCACGCCGTCTGGCCCGCGAACGGCTCCAACGAGGTCATGCACCAGCTGCTGCTGGCCTACGGCGGCCCCGGCCGCACGGCACTGGGGTTCACCCCGCACTACTCGATGTACCCCGAGTACGCCCGCGACACCTACACCGACTGGGTCACCGCCGAGCGCGGCCCCGCCCCCGACTTCGCACTCACCGCCGAGGCGGTCACCGCGGCGATCGCTGCGCACCACCCCAGCATCGTGGTGCTGACCAGCCCGAACAACCCCACCGGCACCGCGCTGGAGCTCGAGGTCGTCGAGGCGGCCGCGGCGGCTCTCGCCCCCAGCCGCGGCCTGCTGGTGGTGGACGAGGCCTACGGCGAGTTCCGCCGCGACGGCGTCCCCAGCGCGCTCACGCTGCTGCCGAGGCACCCGAACCTGGTGGTCACGCGCACCATGTCCAAGGCTTTCGCGCTCGCCGGCGCGCGCCTGGGCTACCTGGTCGCCGACCCCGCGATCGTGGACACCGTCCGCGTGGTGCGCCTGCCCTACCACCTCTCCGCCGTCACCCAGGCGGTCGCCCGCACGGCGCTCGCCCACCGCGAGGAGCTGCTGGGGAAGGTGGCGCTGCTGCGGACCGAGCGGGACGCGCTCGCCGCGCATCTGCGCTCGCGCGGCCACGAGGTCGCCCCGTCGGATGCGAACTTCATCCTGTTCCGCAGCTTCACCGATCGTGACGCCGTGTTCGAGGCCCTCCTCGCCCGCAGCGTCCTCGTCCGAGCCGTCGGCCCCGCCGGCTGGCTGCGCGTCTCCCTGGGCACCGCCGAGGACAACGCCGCGTTCCGCACCGCCCTCGAGGAGGCCGACCCCCGATGA
- a CDS encoding glycoside hydrolase family 3 protein: MPTADRSRPRLVDSVDGTRYRDLNGNGVMDPFEDPRRSPEERTEDLLGRLSLAEQVGLMFHTVIETGPDGTLLEGPGAISKSGTEEVVLAKHMTHFNVHGLESAGAAARWHNRLQRLAERTPHGIPVTISTDPRHGGAQNAGTSWVTSFFSLWPEPLGLGALADPALVREWAETARREYTAVGIRAALHPVADLATEPRWARQRECFGQDPQLVARLVAAALEGLRGADGEPSVQSTVKHFPGAGPQKDGEDAHFPYGQDQIYPGGRFEDHLLPFRVAVEQGAEAIMPYYGRPLGLEIGGEAIEEVGFGFNRQVLTGLLREQLGFDGVIVSDWELVNDNHVGEQVLPARAWGVEELTPSQRMQRILEAGADQFGGEECTELLLDLVRDGQVSEQRVTASARRLLRAKFRLGLFDDPYVDESAADALVGTAEARRRGHEAQARSVVVLHDDGAVLPLLTDGARSRIYAEGLPEEVVASLGEQVPAPAEADLALVRIGAPFQPRDDLFLEAWFHQGDLEFPPGLAHRLDRIRAACPVILDVDLDRAAVLTGIIEHCDALTGSFGVSGAAWVDAITGVIPARGRLPIELPRSMAAVRVAPEDVPGGTDDPLYPCGHGLEIDRVISSRQ, from the coding sequence GTGCCCACGGCTGATCGCTCCCGCCCCCGGCTCGTCGACTCGGTCGACGGCACCCGCTACCGGGACCTGAACGGCAACGGCGTGATGGACCCCTTCGAGGACCCGCGCCGCAGCCCCGAGGAGCGCACCGAGGACCTGCTGGGCCGGCTCTCGCTCGCCGAGCAGGTGGGGCTCATGTTCCACACCGTGATCGAGACCGGGCCGGACGGCACGCTGCTGGAGGGTCCCGGTGCGATCTCCAAGTCCGGCACCGAGGAGGTGGTGCTGGCTAAGCACATGACGCACTTCAACGTGCACGGACTGGAGAGCGCCGGCGCCGCCGCCCGCTGGCACAACCGTCTGCAGCGGCTCGCCGAGCGGACCCCGCACGGCATCCCGGTCACGATCTCCACCGATCCCCGCCACGGCGGAGCGCAGAACGCCGGCACCTCCTGGGTGACCTCGTTCTTCTCCCTGTGGCCGGAGCCGCTGGGCCTGGGCGCCCTCGCCGATCCCGCACTGGTGCGCGAGTGGGCGGAGACGGCGCGCCGCGAGTACACCGCCGTCGGCATCCGGGCGGCGCTGCACCCCGTCGCGGACCTCGCCACCGAACCGCGCTGGGCGCGGCAGCGCGAATGCTTCGGTCAGGATCCGCAGCTGGTGGCCCGCCTGGTCGCCGCCGCCCTCGAGGGACTGCGCGGCGCCGACGGGGAGCCGTCGGTGCAGTCCACGGTCAAGCACTTCCCGGGCGCCGGCCCGCAGAAGGACGGCGAGGACGCCCACTTCCCGTACGGCCAGGACCAGATCTACCCGGGAGGGCGGTTCGAGGACCACCTCCTGCCCTTCCGGGTGGCCGTCGAGCAGGGTGCCGAGGCGATCATGCCGTACTACGGCCGTCCCCTCGGGCTCGAGATCGGTGGCGAGGCGATCGAGGAGGTCGGCTTCGGCTTCAACCGCCAGGTGCTCACCGGCCTGCTCCGGGAGCAGCTCGGCTTCGACGGCGTGATCGTCAGCGACTGGGAGCTGGTCAACGACAACCACGTCGGCGAGCAGGTGCTCCCGGCCCGCGCCTGGGGCGTCGAGGAGCTCACCCCCTCCCAGCGCATGCAGCGCATCCTCGAGGCCGGGGCGGACCAGTTCGGCGGCGAGGAGTGCACCGAACTGCTGCTGGACCTCGTCCGCGACGGGCAGGTGAGCGAGCAGCGTGTCACCGCCTCCGCCCGGAGGCTCCTGCGGGCGAAGTTCCGCCTCGGCCTGTTCGATGACCCCTATGTCGACGAGTCCGCGGCCGACGCCCTGGTCGGCACCGCGGAGGCCCGCCGCCGGGGACACGAGGCGCAGGCGCGCAGCGTCGTCGTCCTGCACGACGACGGCGCAGTGCTGCCGCTGCTCACCGACGGTGCCCGCTCCCGGATCTATGCCGAGGGGCTTCCCGAGGAGGTCGTCGCCTCACTGGGGGAGCAGGTGCCCGCACCGGCGGAGGCCGACCTCGCGCTGGTGCGGATCGGCGCGCCGTTCCAGCCGCGGGACGACCTCTTCCTCGAGGCCTGGTTCCACCAGGGGGATCTCGAGTTCCCGCCCGGACTCGCGCACCGGCTGGACCGGATCCGGGCGGCCTGCCCGGTGATCCTGGACGTGGACCTGGACCGGGCCGCGGTGCTCACCGGGATCATCGAGCACTGCGACGCGCTCACCGGCAGCTTCGGCGTCTCGGGCGCGGCCTGGGTCGATGCGATCACAGGCGTGATCCCGGCGCGGGGCCGACTGCCGATCGAGCTGCCGCGCTCGATGGCGGCGGTGCGCGTCGCCCCCGAGGACGTCCCCGGCGGCACAGACGATCCGCTGTACCCCTGCGGCCACGGGCTCGAGATCGACCGGGTGATCAGCAGCAGGCAGTGA
- a CDS encoding sugar ABC transporter substrate-binding protein, translating into MITTSRFSRRAFAGLGAAGTLAVLAACGRPDEEEGGGAAPAEPIAEGPATGALTVWAMGAEGEALPELLKGFEEENPDVTVEVTPLPWDSAHDKFTSAIAAGTAPDVAQVGSTWMAEFVSLDALEPTPDSIATDDYFPGALESVTVGETVHGVPWYVETRLVFYRKDIAESLGITEPPTEWEGLVEMASTMQGGPDGQWGIALQPGGTGSWQTVLPFCWSNGGDVVSEDAAEFTFVSPENEEALAYYQSYFTEGIANPTPAEGTTEQDFVSGEVPMFISGPWMMAAVEGVGGEGFAEKYGVFVMPEKESSVSFLGGANIGVFQGSQNRDGAWKLVEYLSRPEVQVEWFSIVSAMPSLQTAWEDESVASNEKFEAFHTQLQSAFAPPTIATWEQVAAKFDAQIEQVCKQDLAPATALETVQSEAQGIGTGL; encoded by the coding sequence ATGATCACCACCTCCCGCTTCTCCCGCCGTGCCTTCGCCGGCCTGGGCGCCGCCGGCACCCTCGCCGTCCTGGCCGCCTGCGGCCGCCCCGATGAGGAGGAGGGCGGCGGCGCCGCTCCCGCCGAGCCGATCGCCGAGGGCCCGGCCACCGGTGCCCTCACCGTCTGGGCGATGGGCGCCGAGGGCGAGGCGCTGCCTGAGCTGCTGAAGGGCTTCGAGGAGGAGAACCCCGACGTCACCGTCGAGGTCACCCCGCTGCCCTGGGACAGCGCCCATGACAAGTTCACCTCGGCGATCGCCGCCGGCACCGCGCCGGACGTCGCCCAGGTGGGTTCGACCTGGATGGCCGAGTTCGTGAGCCTGGACGCGCTCGAGCCCACCCCGGACTCCATCGCCACCGACGACTACTTCCCCGGGGCGCTGGAATCCGTCACCGTGGGCGAGACCGTCCACGGGGTCCCGTGGTACGTCGAGACCCGCCTGGTGTTCTACCGCAAGGATATCGCCGAGTCCCTCGGCATCACCGAGCCGCCCACCGAATGGGAGGGCCTGGTCGAGATGGCGAGCACCATGCAGGGCGGACCGGACGGGCAGTGGGGCATCGCCCTGCAGCCCGGCGGGACCGGATCCTGGCAGACCGTGCTCCCGTTCTGCTGGTCCAACGGTGGGGACGTCGTCTCCGAGGACGCCGCGGAGTTCACCTTCGTCTCCCCCGAGAACGAGGAGGCGCTGGCCTACTACCAGTCCTACTTCACCGAGGGGATCGCGAACCCCACCCCCGCCGAGGGCACCACCGAGCAGGACTTCGTCTCCGGAGAGGTGCCGATGTTCATCTCCGGTCCGTGGATGATGGCCGCGGTCGAGGGCGTCGGCGGCGAGGGTTTCGCCGAGAAGTACGGCGTGTTCGTCATGCCCGAGAAGGAGAGCAGCGTGAGCTTCCTGGGCGGGGCGAACATCGGCGTCTTCCAGGGCAGCCAGAACCGCGACGGCGCGTGGAAGCTCGTGGAGTACCTCTCGCGCCCCGAGGTGCAGGTCGAATGGTTCTCGATCGTCTCCGCGATGCCCAGCCTGCAGACGGCCTGGGAGGACGAATCGGTCGCCTCGAACGAGAAGTTCGAGGCCTTCCACACCCAGCTGCAGTCCGCCTTCGCCCCGCCCACCATCGCCACCTGGGAGCAGGTCGCCGCGAAGTTCGACGCCCAGATCGAGCAGGTGTGCAAGCAGGACCTCGCCCCCGCCACCGCCCTGGAGACCGTCCAGTCCGAGGCGCAGGGCATCGGGACCGGTCTCTGA
- a CDS encoding DUF3054 domain-containing protein, whose product MFRSLGALVGDLLVVLLFVAVGLVQHGTALTTQNLALVGWHFALGVLLGHLAIRAWRAPFRIWPHGVFVWAITLATAMALRTLFSAGTEVSFVIVTAVVTAVGMLGWRAVALYATRGERRTPAAAPAPVGDSSV is encoded by the coding sequence ATGTTCCGTTCTCTGGGTGCCCTGGTCGGTGACCTGCTGGTCGTGCTGCTGTTCGTCGCCGTAGGCCTCGTGCAGCACGGCACGGCGCTGACCACGCAGAACCTCGCCCTGGTGGGCTGGCACTTCGCGCTCGGCGTGCTGCTGGGCCACCTCGCGATCCGTGCCTGGCGCGCGCCCTTCCGGATCTGGCCGCACGGGGTGTTCGTGTGGGCGATCACGCTGGCGACCGCCATGGCGCTGCGCACCCTGTTCTCCGCCGGCACCGAGGTGTCCTTCGTCATCGTCACCGCCGTGGTGACGGCGGTGGGGATGCTGGGCTGGCGCGCGGTGGCGCTGTACGCCACCCGCGGCGAGCGACGGACGCCCGCCGCCGCACCGGCGCCGGTGGGCGACTCCTCCGTCTGA